A section of the Verrucomicrobiota bacterium genome encodes:
- the tilS gene encoding tRNA lysidine(34) synthetase TilS — MSNLVDHIEESILTRRLFRRGQSILVAVSGGLDSMVLLYSLHQLAAKQNWRLVVAHFNHQLRGRSSDADETLVRQTATTLKLPIVVERAHVKQFAAQRGLSVEMAARRLRHEFFARTTRTLNSQLSTLNSPFVVALAHHADDQVELFFLRLLRGTGGEGLAGMKWVTGLSILNSQRSTKLRLVRPLLDLDKAALAGFARQQGIKFREDASNRSVEFLRNRIRHELIPLLRKHYQPALDRTTLRLMEIVGQEAAFVTQTASAWLNSHLPTHSPANLRSSKVGKWESGKVAKTLSLTLNSHLSSLNFLDLPVAVQRRVVQLQLLELGVAGDFDLVEELRGATDRVITVTPQLSLYRDSSGRIHTTRPETNPFESAQTTLEFTGKKGRTVFDCVKIQWQIEPGGLPSFRPSTLNSQPSTFPCEHFDADKVGSPIVLRHWQPGDRFQPIGMSSRVKLQDLFTNQKIPRSERRGLIVAVSATGELFWVEGMRISELFKLDKRTVRRLKWEWRRR; from the coding sequence GTGAGCAATCTGGTTGATCATATTGAAGAATCCATACTCACCCGCCGATTGTTCCGGCGTGGCCAATCAATCCTCGTCGCTGTCTCCGGTGGGCTGGACTCGATGGTCTTGCTTTATTCACTTCATCAACTGGCGGCAAAACAGAACTGGCGTCTGGTGGTGGCTCACTTCAACCATCAGCTCCGGGGTCGGAGCAGTGACGCAGATGAAACATTGGTCCGCCAGACCGCGACCACGCTTAAACTGCCCATCGTTGTTGAGCGCGCCCATGTCAAACAGTTCGCCGCTCAACGCGGGTTGTCCGTCGAAATGGCCGCGCGCCGGTTGCGTCACGAATTTTTTGCGCGGACCACCCGCACCCTCAACTCTCAACTCTCAACTCTCAACTCTCCTTTCGTGGTTGCCTTGGCGCATCACGCCGATGATCAGGTCGAGCTCTTTTTTCTCCGGTTGTTGCGCGGCACGGGCGGCGAAGGGCTGGCCGGAATGAAATGGGTGACCGGACTCTCAATTCTAAACTCTCAACGCTCAACCAAACTGCGGCTGGTCCGGCCGTTGCTCGATCTGGACAAGGCGGCGTTGGCAGGTTTCGCCCGGCAACAAGGCATTAAATTTCGCGAAGATGCCAGCAATCGGTCGGTTGAATTTCTGCGGAATCGAATCCGCCACGAACTGATTCCGCTCTTGCGAAAGCACTACCAACCCGCCCTGGACCGGACGACGCTGCGCCTGATGGAGATTGTCGGTCAAGAGGCGGCGTTCGTTACGCAAACCGCGAGCGCCTGGCTGAACTCTCACCTGCCCACTCACTCACCTGCCAACCTACGGTCTTCGAAAGTGGGAAAGTGGGAAAGTGGGAAAGTGGCAAAGACACTCAGCTTAACTCTCAACTCTCATCTTTCATCTCTCAACTTTCTGGATTTGCCTGTTGCGGTGCAACGTCGGGTCGTTCAGCTTCAGTTGTTGGAACTTGGGGTGGCTGGGGATTTTGATCTGGTTGAGGAACTGCGCGGCGCAACCGACCGGGTGATCACGGTAACTCCCCAACTCTCCCTGTATCGTGATTCCTCTGGGCGGATTCATACAACAAGACCTGAAACGAATCCATTTGAGAGCGCGCAAACAACACTTGAATTCACCGGGAAAAAGGGACGGACGGTGTTTGATTGTGTAAAAATCCAGTGGCAGATCGAACCGGGCGGACTGCCAAGCTTTCGACCGTCAACGCTCAACTCCCAACCCTCAACTTTCCCTTGTGAGCATTTTGACGCCGACAAGGTTGGTTCACCCATTGTGCTGCGGCATTGGCAACCAGGTGATCGGTTTCAGCCGATTGGGATGTCGTCGCGAGTGAAATTACAGGATTTGTTCACCAATCAAAAGATTCCGCGCAGCGAACGGCGTGGATTGATTGTAGCGGTAAGCGCCACTGGCGAACTGTTTTGGGTGGAAGGAATGCGAATTTCCGAGCTTTTCAAGCTAGACAAGAGGACGGTTCGCCGGTTGAAATGGGAATGGCGGCGGCGTTAA
- a CDS encoding ATP-dependent zinc metalloprotease FtsH — MADEKNLKDDEKKGGEFRIPPRTWIIWSAIISSILLILLFKDRYDTAGQVLTQYQFTQLVNSNLITKAYVSCDVQNPLQSLFQISGKYDVTGTDGKHLETPFKAEVYLTDKLKDQIFSSDKFEIKKSNTLLMGLLINLLPILLIGLVIWFVFIRQIKMAGKGALSFGKSKARLLAKEKNKTTFKDVAGVEEAQEEVSELVEYLKDPKKFQKLGGRIPKGVLMVGPPGTGKTLLAKAIAGEADAAFFSISGSDFVEMFVGVGASRVRDMFEQARKATPCLIFIDEIDAVGRSRGHGLGGGNDEREQTLNALLVEMDGFDTQEGIIIIAATNRPDVLDPALLRPGRFDRQITVNLPDVRGREAILKVHAKNVKLSPSVDLSVIARGTPGYSGAELANLLNEAALLAARTSKKSVGMTELEEARDKVRWGRERRSLAMTDEDKKFTAWHEAGHALVNVMLKHTHPLHKVTIIPRGQSLGSTMSLPKSDVLNRRRKEMLDMIAVTMAGRIAEEIVSGDISTGAAGDIQQATTMVRAMVTQWGMSDKVGMVQYGGDDEYIFLGREMTRGKIYSEYTAQEIDAEVKRIIDEGYKVAKDIIDTNRDKLELIANSLLEYETLDGTQVDEIVRTGRFTPPAPIPQVEPPTGAPAGTPLPEVPSKPSPPKLPGLGTPAPATA, encoded by the coding sequence ATGGCAGACGAGAAAAATTTGAAAGACGACGAGAAGAAGGGCGGGGAATTTAGGATTCCGCCGCGGACGTGGATTATTTGGAGCGCCATCATCAGCAGCATCCTGCTGATCCTGCTGTTCAAAGATCGCTACGATACCGCCGGCCAGGTTCTGACCCAATATCAGTTTACCCAGTTGGTGAATTCCAACTTGATTACCAAAGCCTACGTTAGTTGCGATGTGCAGAATCCCCTGCAAAGTCTTTTTCAGATTTCGGGAAAATATGATGTGACCGGCACGGACGGCAAGCATCTGGAAACTCCATTCAAGGCTGAGGTTTATCTGACGGATAAACTCAAGGACCAGATTTTCAGCAGCGATAAGTTTGAAATCAAGAAGTCGAACACATTGTTGATGGGGTTGCTGATCAACCTGCTGCCCATCCTTCTGATTGGCCTGGTGATCTGGTTTGTTTTTATTCGGCAGATCAAAATGGCGGGCAAAGGCGCGTTGAGTTTCGGCAAGAGCAAGGCTCGCTTGCTGGCCAAGGAAAAAAACAAGACGACGTTCAAAGACGTGGCCGGGGTCGAGGAGGCGCAGGAGGAGGTTTCTGAACTGGTCGAGTACCTGAAGGACCCGAAGAAATTTCAAAAACTCGGTGGCCGGATTCCCAAGGGGGTATTGATGGTGGGACCGCCCGGCACGGGAAAAACCTTGCTGGCCAAGGCCATCGCCGGCGAAGCCGATGCCGCGTTCTTCAGCATCAGCGGGTCGGATTTCGTGGAAATGTTTGTGGGCGTCGGCGCCAGCCGGGTGCGCGACATGTTCGAGCAAGCGCGCAAGGCGACACCGTGCTTGATTTTCATTGATGAAATTGACGCCGTCGGTCGCAGCCGCGGCCACGGCCTTGGCGGCGGCAATGACGAACGCGAACAGACGCTCAATGCGCTGCTGGTCGAGATGGACGGTTTCGATACGCAAGAGGGGATTATCATTATCGCCGCGACCAATCGCCCGGATGTCTTGGACCCGGCATTGTTGCGGCCCGGTCGGTTTGATCGTCAGATCACGGTCAACCTCCCCGATGTGCGCGGTCGCGAAGCGATTTTGAAAGTTCACGCCAAAAACGTGAAGCTCTCACCCTCGGTGGATTTGTCGGTCATCGCCCGCGGCACGCCCGGTTATTCCGGCGCAGAACTTGCCAACCTCCTGAACGAAGCGGCATTGCTCGCTGCGCGCACAAGCAAGAAATCCGTCGGCATGACGGAACTGGAAGAAGCGCGTGACAAGGTCCGTTGGGGCCGTGAACGCCGCAGCCTGGCCATGACGGATGAGGACAAGAAGTTCACCGCCTGGCACGAAGCCGGCCACGCGCTCGTCAACGTGATGCTCAAGCACACGCATCCGTTGCACAAGGTCACGATCATTCCGCGCGGCCAATCGCTCGGCTCCACGATGTCCCTGCCCAAAAGCGACGTGCTGAACCGCCGTCGCAAGGAAATGCTGGATATGATCGCAGTCACGATGGCCGGACGCATTGCCGAGGAAATTGTGTCGGGCGACATTTCGACCGGCGCGGCAGGCGACATTCAGCAGGCCACCACCATGGTCCGGGCGATGGTGACACAGTGGGGCATGAGCGACAAGGTGGGGATGGTGCAATACGGCGGCGACGATGAATACATCTTCCTCGGTCGCGAAATGACGCGCGGCAAGATTTATAGCGAATATACGGCGCAGGAAATCGATGCCGAAGTGAAACGAATTATCGACGAGGGTTACAAGGTCGCGAAGGACATCATTGACACCAACCGCGACAAGCTGGAATTGATCGCCAACAGCCTGCTCGAATACGAAACCTTGGATGGAACGCAAGTCGATGAAATTGTCCGGACCGGCAGGTTCACGCCGCCCGCGCCGATCCCGCAAGTCGAGCCACCAACAGGCGCGCCGGCCGGCACGCCGTTGCCCGAAGTTCCCAGCAAACCGTCGCCGCCCAAACTCCCCGGTCTGGGCACACCGGCGCCGGCCACGGCTTGA
- the rpe gene encoding ribulose-phosphate 3-epimerase, producing the protein MIIAPSLLAANFGRLEKETLRAEQAGADYLHLDIMDGHFVPNISFGPEVVRVLRPVTKLFLDVHLMCSRPEILLEPFARAGADRMTVHVELGEQVNALLWKIKSLGRKVGLAINPPTAIGLVQPYLEQIDLLLIMTVNPGFGGQPFIVETLPKIQQAHVWRREKNLDYQIEVDGGINFATAAECARAGADTFVSGTGLFGQRSLKTAIKKMRKIVNSAQPLQLAPQLAAT; encoded by the coding sequence ATGATTATTGCACCTTCTCTGCTGGCCGCCAATTTTGGCCGACTCGAGAAAGAAACCCTGCGCGCGGAACAGGCCGGCGCGGATTATCTCCACCTGGACATCATGGACGGACATTTCGTGCCGAACATTTCCTTCGGCCCGGAAGTCGTGCGCGTGCTGCGGCCGGTGACGAAATTATTTCTGGACGTGCACTTGATGTGTTCGCGACCGGAAATTCTCTTGGAGCCTTTCGCGCGAGCTGGCGCCGACCGGATGACTGTGCACGTCGAACTGGGCGAACAGGTCAACGCGCTGCTGTGGAAAATCAAATCGCTGGGCAGGAAAGTTGGCCTCGCCATCAATCCGCCCACGGCCATCGGTTTGGTGCAGCCTTACCTCGAACAAATCGACCTGCTCCTCATCATGACCGTCAATCCTGGCTTTGGCGGACAACCGTTCATCGTCGAGACGCTTCCCAAAATTCAACAAGCCCACGTCTGGCGGCGGGAGAAGAATCTGGACTACCAGATCGAAGTCGATGGCGGCATCAACTTCGCCACCGCCGCGGAGTGTGCGCGCGCCGGCGCGGACACGTTTGTCAGCGGCACCGGCTTGTTCGGCCAACGCAGTCTAAAGACCGCGATCAAGAAGATGCGAAAGATTGTGAACTCGGCGCAGCCCCTGCAACTTGCTCCTCAACTTGCCGCGACTTAA
- a CDS encoding phosphoglucomutase/phosphomannomutase family protein: protein MAQIKFGTDGWRAIIAEDFTFANLDRVSQATADYWNENPVEGTEKRAIVGYDRRFLSDQFARRTAEVLAGNGFQVTLTSEPTPTPAVSFAVKHERAVGGVMITASHNPPAFNGFKLKAHYGGSADPALCQAVEQMLDKNPIRALDLKQALKEKLVLLKDLRPVYYRAVKRLVDFKLIARSKLRFAHDALFGVGAGCFDELLAGTSCKVTTLNAVHDPLFGGIDPEPIEKNYGRSQIYLRKHPHDICLVTDGDADRVGGMDGRGKYLSTHQLICLLLHHFVVNRSPRGVAGLTPPGKGRGRVIKALTTTSMVDKMCAAYGLELVETGVGFKYICAEMLKGNVLLGFEESGGIGFPGHIPERDGILAGLMLLEMLATERTSINKMLARLEKQFGPHRYARIDAHFPLEKRNALMEFCKNNPPTALLGSPLADIKSYDGIKFVAQDGSWLMLRGSGTEPILRIYAEANSDAGAKTLLRLGVRLTKMIQRD, encoded by the coding sequence ATGGCGCAAATCAAATTCGGAACAGACGGTTGGCGCGCAATCATCGCGGAGGACTTCACTTTTGCCAACCTGGACCGTGTCTCGCAGGCGACCGCTGATTACTGGAACGAAAACCCGGTCGAAGGAACGGAGAAGCGGGCGATTGTTGGTTACGACCGTCGTTTTCTCTCGGACCAATTCGCGCGCCGGACGGCGGAGGTCTTGGCGGGGAACGGTTTTCAGGTGACGCTCACATCCGAGCCAACACCGACGCCCGCCGTTTCTTTTGCGGTCAAGCACGAGCGGGCCGTTGGCGGTGTGATGATCACTGCCAGCCACAATCCGCCGGCGTTCAACGGCTTCAAACTCAAGGCTCACTACGGCGGTTCAGCCGATCCCGCCCTTTGTCAGGCCGTGGAACAAATGCTGGATAAAAATCCTATCCGCGCCCTCGACCTCAAACAAGCCCTCAAGGAAAAACTCGTTTTGTTGAAGGACCTTCGTCCTGTCTATTACCGCGCAGTTAAGAGGCTGGTGGATTTCAAACTCATTGCGCGCTCGAAACTCCGCTTCGCTCACGACGCTTTGTTTGGTGTCGGTGCGGGTTGCTTTGACGAACTGCTGGCGGGCACCAGTTGCAAGGTCACGACCTTGAACGCCGTGCACGATCCGCTCTTCGGCGGCATCGATCCTGAACCGATTGAAAAGAATTACGGGCGCAGTCAGATTTACTTGCGCAAACATCCGCACGACATCTGTCTGGTTACCGATGGCGATGCGGATCGCGTCGGCGGCATGGATGGCCGGGGCAAGTATCTGAGCACGCATCAGCTAATCTGTTTGTTGCTGCATCATTTTGTCGTTAATCGCTCGCCCCGTGGAGTTGCCGGCCTTACTCCACCGGGCAAGGGCAGGGGACGGGTCATCAAGGCCCTGACCACGACCTCGATGGTGGACAAGATGTGCGCCGCCTACGGATTGGAACTGGTCGAAACTGGCGTCGGTTTCAAATACATCTGCGCCGAAATGCTCAAGGGCAACGTCTTGCTCGGCTTCGAGGAAAGCGGCGGTATCGGCTTTCCGGGGCACATACCTGAAAGAGACGGCATCCTTGCCGGCCTGATGTTGCTGGAAATGTTGGCGACGGAACGAACTTCGATTAACAAAATGCTGGCGCGATTGGAAAAGCAATTCGGCCCGCACCGCTATGCCCGCATCGACGCGCATTTCCCGCTGGAGAAACGCAATGCGCTCATGGAATTCTGCAAAAACAATCCGCCCACCGCCCTGCTCGGTTCACCGCTGGCCGACATCAAATCGTACGACGGTATCAAGTTTGTTGCGCAAGACGGCTCCTGGCTGATGCTGCGCGGCTCAGGCACCGAACCAATTCTCCGTATCTATGCCGAGGCGAATTCCGATGCAGGCGCGAAAACACTTCTCAGGCTGGGAGTTCGTTTGACTAAAATGATTCAGAGAGATTGA
- a CDS encoding carboxypeptidase regulatory-like domain-containing protein — protein MKHKIIFCLALGLLFSFSLLAHSETLNVSRRLVRFDGEPAAGAKVRVLGDYGSGNEKTDFEVIANAGGIFSADVTQEDKQWVGHLIVRAEGCAMMCEVGVTGHPKSAPRTPVRRLGRPFNIEGRTTDAKGRPVADAKVSLVLAQLQSYNETPFNSTKTHLTKTPELIAHSTANGVWSMMGIDFVLQDHSVPATAVFEAVADNPLRASKLNIKLDPDPGAESRKNVPLDFRLAPLIRVAGRVVNSVNGEPVAGVHCVRSEIFTSLTGSSALTDEAGRFELEIPGPLRILGFYVYRDGFATTTLKTATREQATSDWGDTNDLLITVRPMVSVSGTLLDANGKPPDEPVELAANYNDKINAIWDQECGGVGSESKVGADGSFNAKLPAGHITVVLLAPPQQMGSVWGVGATPKNYRLQQQVDIPAKGMTGLQLKTSRRGP, from the coding sequence CTTTGTTGGCGCATTCCGAGACGCTGAATGTGTCGCGCCGTCTTGTCCGGTTTGACGGGGAACCAGCAGCGGGTGCCAAGGTGCGGGTATTGGGTGATTATGGCAGCGGCAACGAAAAGACAGATTTCGAAGTTATCGCCAATGCTGGCGGAATTTTTTCAGCGGACGTTACGCAAGAGGATAAGCAGTGGGTGGGGCACCTCATTGTCAGAGCCGAAGGCTGTGCAATGATGTGCGAAGTAGGCGTCACCGGCCATCCAAAGAGCGCGCCTAGGACGCCCGTGCGTCGGCTCGGCAGACCTTTCAATATCGAGGGCAGAACGACAGACGCCAAAGGTCGTCCTGTTGCCGACGCAAAGGTGTCGCTCGTTTTGGCTCAACTCCAATCATATAATGAAACCCCGTTCAACTCGACGAAGACGCATCTGACCAAGACACCCGAATTAATCGCGCATAGCACCGCCAACGGAGTCTGGTCGATGATGGGAATCGATTTTGTCTTGCAAGATCACTCCGTCCCGGCCACGGCAGTTTTTGAAGCCGTGGCCGACAACCCACTGCGGGCTTCAAAACTCAATATAAAACTTGATCCCGACCCCGGTGCCGAGTCACGGAAAAACGTCCCCCTTGATTTCAGGCTGGCACCGCTGATTCGCGTGGCAGGGCGCGTCGTCAATTCTGTCAATGGCGAACCGGTTGCCGGTGTTCACTGCGTGCGTTCGGAAATATTCACTAGCCTCACCGGTTCGTCGGCCCTGACGGACGAGGCGGGGCGGTTCGAGTTGGAAATCCCTGGACCGCTGCGGATCCTCGGGTTTTACGTCTATCGCGACGGCTTCGCGACGACGACCCTGAAAACGGCGACGCGTGAGCAAGCGACGAGCGATTGGGGGGACACGAATGATCTCCTCATAACCGTCCGGCCGATGGTCTCAGTCTCTGGCACGTTGCTGGACGCGAACGGGAAGCCACCGGATGAACCGGTGGAACTCGCCGCCAACTATAATGATAAAATCAATGCGATCTGGGATCAGGAATGTGGCGGCGTGGGAAGCGAATCAAAAGTTGGCGCTGACGGTTCGTTCAACGCGAAACTACCGGCTGGACATATCACTGTGGTGCTGCTCGCCCCGCCACAGCAGATGGGTTCAGTATGGGGCGTCGGGGCGACGCCAAAGAACTATCGCCTGCAACAGCAGGTCGACATCCCTGCAAAAGGAATGACGGGTTTGCAACTGAAGACGAGCCGGCGAGGACCGTGA